The Streptomyces achromogenes DNA segment CCGGTCGATCCAGTCGTACGTCCGCCGCACCGGAAGCTGCCAGCAGACGTCCGGCTTGGTCTCCAGCGGTTCGCGGCCCTCCTTGAGGGCCAGGATGTGCAGCGAGCAGCCCGCGCCGCCCGCGAAGCCCGGACGGTTCTGGAAGATGCACGAGCCGTTGAACGGGCGGGTCTGGCGCGAACCCTCGTCGTCTTCCGCGATCCAGCCGTCCCGTGTGCCCTCGGCGTGGTGCTGCCAGATGTCGGGGGTGAGCCTCGCCACATGTCCGGCGACGCGCTTCTCGTCGTCCTCGTCGGAGAAGTGGGCGCCCAGCGTGCAGCAGCCGTCGTCCGCGCGGCCCGCCTGGATGCCCTGGCAGCCGCTGCCGAAGACGCAGTTCCAGCGAGAGGTGAGCCATGTCAGATCGCAGCGGAAGACCTGTTCGGCGTCCGCCGGATCCGGAAACTCCACCCACGCGCGCGCGAAGTCGAGCCCCTTCTCGTCCGCTGCCGGGGTCGTTCCCAGGGCCGCTTCCAGGGCCTTCTTCGCCTTCTTGGCCGCCGTCACCGCGTCCGCCCGCGAAGAGCCGCCGGTGGATTTGTCGGTCTTCGCCTTTTTCGTCTTTGGCACCTGTCCAGGGTAAGTCGCCGGAAGCGCCTTCGGGGGCGGAGCACGGCCGCACGGGCAGTAGCGTGCCCTACATGAGACTCGGTGTCCTCGACGTGGGATCGAACACGGTGCATCTGCTGGTGGTGGACGCCCACCCCGGCGCGCGGCCCCTTCCCGCGCACTCGCACAAGGCGGAACTGCGCCTCGCTCAACTCCTCGACGGGGACGGGGCGATAGGCGACGACGGGGTCGACCGGCTGGTCACGGTCGTCCACGAGGCCCTGCAGGCCGCCGAGGACAAGGGCGTCGAGGATGTGCTGCCGTTCGCGACCTCCGCGGTGCGCGAGGCCAGCAACGCCGACGACGTCCTCGCGCGCGTGCAGGCCGAGACCGGTGTGGAGCTCCAGGTTCTCACCGGCGCCGAGGAGGCCCGGCTCACCTTCCTCGCCGCCCGCCGCTGGTTCGGCTGGTCGGCGGGCAAGCTGCTCGTCCTGGACATCGGCGGCGGCTCCCTGGAGATCGCGTACGGCATGGACGAGGAGCCCGACGCGGCCGCGTCCCTGCCGCTGGGCGCCGGCCGCCTCACCGCGGGCTGGCTCCCCGGCGACCTGCCCGACCCCGAGGACATCCGCGCCCTGCGCCGTCACGCCCGGGCGCAGATCGCCCGCACGGTCGGCGAGTTCAGCCGCTTCGGCGCCCCCGACCACGTCGTCGGCACGTCGAAGACCTTCAAGCAGCTCGCCCGCATCGCCGGCGCCGCCCGCTCCACCGACGGCCTGTACACCCAGCGTGAGCTCAAGCGGGAGTCCCTGGAGTCCTGGGTGCCCCGCCTCGCCGGCATGACGACCGCCCAGCGCGCGGAGCTCCCGGGCGTGTCCGAGGGCCGCGCAAACCAGCTTCTCGCCGGCGCGCTGGTCGCGGAGGGGGCGATGGACCTCTTCGGCGTGGAGTCGCTGGAGATCTGCCCCTGGGCGCTCAGGGAGGGCGTCATCCTCCGCAAGCTCGATCACATGGCGGCCACGTGACCGGTACCGGCGGACGGACCGGCGGACAAACGGGCGCAGGGACCACCGCCCGGCCCGGCGCCCGGCGGCCCACCCCCGAGCCCTAGGACATCCTGCACGCCGGGGGCGCGGCCGGCGGTGCGCACGACCCCGGCGCACACGCCCGTCCGTGGGGAACACCACAACGGCGATCGGGCGCGCGGTCCCACCCGACCGCACCCCGTAACCTGTCCCCCATGGCAGAGCCAGTCGTGCGGATCCCGGATGCGAAGGTCGCCCTGTCGACGGCCTCGGTCTACCCGGAGTCGACGGCGACGGCCTTCGAGATCGCCGCGCGCCTCGGGTACGACGGCGTCGAGGTCATGGTCTGGAACGATCCCGTCAGCCAGGACATCGACGCGTTGCGCAGGCTCAGCGACCACCACCGCGTCCCGATCCTCGCCGTTCACGCCCCCTGTCTGCTGATCACGCAGCGGGTGTGGTCGACCGACCCGTGGACCAAGCTCCAGCGGGCCCGCGCGGCGGCGGAGAAGCTCGGCGCGAGCACCGTCGTCGTCCACCCGCCGTTCCGCTGGCAGCGCCAGTACGCGCGCGACTTCGTCACCGGCATCTGGCGGATGGCCGACGAGACGGATGTGCGGTTCGCCGTCGAGAACATGTACCCGTGGCGCTACCGCGACCGCGAGATGCTCGCCTACGCGCCCGACTGGGACGTCACGAAGGACGACTACCGGCACTTCACGATCGACCTCAGCCACGCCTCGACGGCCCGCGCGGACGCGATGCAGATGGTCGACCGCATGGCCGACCGGCTGGGCCATGTCCACCTCGCCGACGGAAACGGTTCGGCGAAGGACGAGCACCTGGTGCCGGGGCGCGGCTCCCAGCCCTGCGCCGAGCTGCTGGAGCGGCTCGCGCTGACCGGTTTCGACGGGCACGTCGTCATCGAGGTCAACACGCGGCGCGCGATGTCCGGCGCCGAACGGGAGGCCGACCTGGCGGAGGCCCTCGCCTTCACCCGCCTGCACCTCGCCTCCGCCTCCTCGGTCTCCCTGCCGCCCGCCTCGTCCTCCCTGCCGCCGCCGTCGTCCTCCAAGCCGTCCAAGCCGTCAACGGCGTCCTCCCAGGCGTCCCCGGCCGCCGCGCCCCCGCCGGAGTCCTCCTCGACGCCCACGGGGTCCTCGGCGCCCGAAGGCTCCTCGGGGGCCGCGATGCCGTCCTCGAGGTCCTCCTCGCCGAAGTCCCGGGCCGGATTCCGGCGCCCGAAAGCCCGCCGCCGATGACCGGCGTCACCGCCCGCAGGCGGGGCCGCCCCCCGCGCGCGGAGTCGGCGGACACCCGGGACCGCATCCTGACGGCCGCCCGTGAGGAGTTCTCCGAGCGGGGCTACGAGAAGACGTCCGTCCGCGGCATCGCGAAGGCGGCCGGTGTGGACCCGGCCCTCGTGCACCACTACTTCGGCACCAAGGAACAGGTCTTCGAGGCTTCGATCGAGGTGGCCTTCGCGCCCGCGCTGAACGCGCCGGAGGCGGTCGCCGACGGGCCGCCGGACCAGGTCGGCGAACGGCTCGCCCGCTTCATCTTCGGCGTCTGGGAGAACCCCACCACCCGCAAGCCCCTGCTGGCGATCGTGCGCTCCGCCGTGAACAACGACACCGCGGCAGCCGTCTTCCGGCGCCTGGTCGCCTCACAGCTGCTGCGCCGCATCGCCGCCCAGCTCGACCTGCCGGACGCCGAGCTGCGCGCCGAACTCGCGGCGGCGCAGCTGGTCGGCTGCGCGATGCTGCGGTACGTCATCAAGGTGGAGCCGCTCGCCTCGGCGGATCTGGAGCAGATCATCGCGCGCGTGGCGCCGGTCGTGCAGGGCCACCTGACCGGACCGTGAGCCGCGGTCCGCAGGTGAGACATTCGTCCCGGTATACGGACACAGTGTCCGCCCCCTGGATGACCGGCGTACGCTCGTTAGCAGTCAGAAGTCTCTGATCGCAGTCTCTGAAGGAGCGAGCGACGATGCCCGAGCTGAGGTCCCGCACAGTCACCCACGGCCGCAATATGGCGGGCGCCCGCGCCCTTATGCGCGCCTCCGGTGTACCCGGTGCGGACATCGGCCGGAAGCCGATCATCGCGGTGGCCAACAGCTTCACCGAGTTCGTGCCCGGGCACACGCACCTCCAGCCGGTCGGCCGGATCGTCAGCGAGGCGATCACCGCGGCCGGCGGCATCCCGCGCGAGTTCAACACGATCGCCGTCGACGACGGCATCGCGATGGGCCACGGCGGCATGCTCTACAGCCTGCCCTCCCGCGACCTGATCGCGGACAGCGTGGAGTACATGGTCGAGGCCCACTGCGCCGACGCCCTCATCTGCATCTCCAACTGCGACAAGATCACCCCGGGCATGCTGAACGCGGCCCTGCGGCTGAACATCCCCACGGTCTTCGTCTCCGGCGGCCCGATGGAGTCCGGCCGCGCCACCCTCGTCGACGGCACGGTCCGCACGCTCGACCTGGTCGACGCGATCAGTGACGCCGTCAACGACAAGATCTCGGACGAGGACATCCTCCGTATCGAGGAGAACGCCTGTCCGACCTGTGGCTCCTGTTCCGGCATGTTCACCGCCAACTCGATGAACTGCCTGACCGAGGCCATCGGTCTGTCCCTCCCCGGCAACGGCTCGGTCCTGGCCACCCACACGGCCCGCAGGGCGCTGTACGAGGACGCCGGCCGCACGGTGATGGACATCACCCGCCGCTACTACGAGCAGGACGACGAGACGGTCCTGCCCCGCAACGTCGCCACCATCGCGGCCTTCGAGAACGCGATGGCCCTCGACATCGCGATGGGCGGCTCCACCAACACGATCCTGCACCTCCTCGCCGCCGCCCAGGAGGCGGGCGTCCCGTTCGGCCTGGAGGAGATCAACGAGGTCTCGCGCCGCGTGCCCTGCCTGGCCAAGGTCGCGCCGAACGTGGCGAAGGACCGCACGTACTACATGGAGGACGTGCACCGCGCCGGCGGCATCCCCGCCCTGCTGGGCGAACTGCACCGCGCGGGCCTGCTCAACGAGGACGTGCACTCGGTCCACAGCCCCACCCTGGCGGACTGGCTGAAGACCTGGGACGTCAGGGGCGGATCCCCCTCGCCCGAGGCGCTCGAACTGTGGCACGCCGCCCCCGGCTGCGTCCGCTCCGCCGAGGCCTTCTCGCAGTCCGAGCGCTGGGAGGCGCTGGACGAGGACGCCGAGGGCGGCTGCATCCGCTCCGCCGAGCACGCCTACAGCAAGGATGGCGGCCTCGCCGTGCTGCGCGGCAACCTCGCCGTCGACGGCTGCGTGGTCAAGACGGCCGGCGTCGACGAGTCGATCTGGACCTTCGAGGGCCCGGCGGTCGTCTGCGAGTCGCAGGAGGAGGCCGTCGAGAAGATCCTCAACAAGCAGGTGACGCACGGGGACGTCGTCGTCATCCGCTACGAGGGCCCCAAGGGCGGCCCGGGCATGCAGGAGATGCTCTACCCGACGTCCTTCCTCAAGGGCCGAGGCCTCGGCAAGACCTGCGCCCTGATCACCGACGGCCGCTTCTCCGGCGGCACCTCCGGCCTGTCCATCGGCCACGCGTCCCCCGAGGCGGCCTCCGGCGGCGCCATCGCCCTCGTCGAGGACGGCGACCGCATCCGCATCGACATCCCGAACCGCACCATCGAGCTCCTCGTGGACGACGCCGAGCTCACCCGGCGCGAGGCGGCCCTCGGCGGCGTGTACGCCCCGAAGAACCGCGAGCGCAAGGTGTCGGCCGCCCTGCGGGCCTACGCCGCGATGGCCACGAGCGCCGACAAGGGCGCGGTGCGGGACGTGTCCAAGCTGGGCTGACGCCCGCGACCTCCACGGGGGCCGACCCCCGGGCAGAGACCGCGCCCGACACCCGGGCCGACGCCCACGCCGACCCCGGTCGCGACGCCCTGCCCGCCTCCCGACCCCGACGCCCCGAGGGCCGTCTCCGCCGACATTCCGTGCGGGGGCGGTCCTCGGCGCGTGTCGGCCGCGGCTACCAGTCCTCCGGGGCCCGCCCGTCGACCGTGAAGACGGTACCGTCGGGCGCGCCGGCGTAGACACGGTCGTCGACCGCCGTGGGCGCGGGCAGCGAGGCCACCACCTTGTCCGACTCGGCCCCGAGCCGCAGTCGCGTCTGCCCGACGAGCCTGCCCTTGTCGGCGTCCACCGCGAGGAGACGTCCGTCGGCGGCGCCGAAGTACACGTGCTCGCCGTCGGCGGACGGCGCCGATCCCCGGCTCACCGCCGTCTGCAGGGACCACAGCTCCTTCCCCGCGAGCGTGTCGACGGCCACCAGCGACCCGTCGAAGGCCAGCAGGTAGACCCGGTCGCCGCGCACGGTGGCGCGCACCCCCTGGAGAGCTACGCCCAGACCGGTCCGTCGCGGCGCGGCGTCCCCCGGCCGGTAGCGGAGCACGGCGTCGACGTCGCCGTACACACTGCCCTCGGACAGCAGGACGAGGCTGTCGCCGACGGCGCCCGCGGGCACGACCGTCCCGTTGAACCGTTTCTCCCACCGCACCGCGCCCGTCGCGGGGTCGACGGCCGTGATCCGGGTGCGCCGCCCGTCGTCGGACGTGCTCGACGCGTAGGCCAACGGCCGCGCGTCCTGCGCGAACGACACGAAGTACGGCTCGCTCAGGCCCGGGATCGGCCGGCTCCACGCCGTCCTGCCCGTCGCCGCGTCCACCCCGGTCACCGTGCCGTCGACCGCGGTCAGCAGCAGCATGTCGCCGACGGTGCGGACGCCCGGGTACGGCGTCAGGTCCCGCTGCCAGCGCGGGACGCCCGACGCCGGGTCGAGCGCCTCCATCCGCCTGCCCGAGTCGGTGACCACCAGCGCCAGTCCACCCGCGAGCGCCGGCGCCTCGACGGACCCGTCACCCTCGGGGACCGCCCGCCGCCACAGCACGCGCCCGTCGGACGCGTTCAGCGCGGACACCTGCCCGGACTGCGCACAGACCAGCAGCCGCGTGCCGTACACGCACTGCGGCAGGCCGCCCGTGCCGCCGTGCGCGGCCTCGCCGCCGCCCTCCATGGGCCGCACGCTCCAGTCGGCGAGGGCGGACGGCGAGGAGTGCGCGCCGCCCGCGTTCCCCCGTCCACCCCGGTTCGCGTCGCCGTCCCCGAGCATCCGCGCCGCCCCGAGCGCGCCGCCGCAGAGGGCGACGGCCAGCGCGCCGGCCGCGAGCACCGTCCGCCTGCGTCGTCCCCGCGGCTTCCCGCCCCCGCCCGCCCCGCCGACCTCGCCGGCCGTCTCGGGCTTCCCGGACGTCCCGGCCTCGGCGGTCCCGCCTTTCCCCGCGGTCCCGCCTTCCGCTGCGGTCCCGGCGGCCTGCCCCGACTCCCCGGTCGAGGAGGTGCCCGTGCCGGCGGTCGGCCCGGGCTCCGGCTCCTCCAGAGCCCGCTGCGGCGGTATGAACACCTGCGTGTCGTAGGAGGCCGCCACCGCCCGCAGCGCGTGCATGAGTTCGTCGGGGGTGGGCCGGTCCTCCGGCTCCTTGGCGAGGCAACGCTTCACCAGCGGCGCGAGGTTGTCCGGCACGCCCGTCAGATCGGGCTCGTCGTGGACGACCTGGTAGGCGACGACGTACGGGCTGTCGGAGTCGAACGGCCCGCGTCCCGTCGCCGCGTGCACCATCACGGAGCCGAGTGCGAAGACGTCGGCTGCGGACCCGACCTCCCGCGGGCGGCGGAACTGCTCCGGCGCCATGAACGGCGGCGTGCCGATCAACTTGCCGGTCTCGGTGCGCAGTTCGCTGTCCTTGGGCCGGGAGATGCCGAAGTCGATCACCTTCGGACCGTCCTCGGCGAGCAGCACGTTGCTCGGTTTCAGGTCCCGGTGCACGACCCCCACACGGTGGATGTCCCGCAGCGCCTCCGCGAGGCCGGCCATCAGCCGCCGCAACTCACCGGCGTTCATGGGCCCGTTCCGCTTCACCTGCTCGGCGATCGTCGAGCCGGGGATGAACAGGGTGGCCATCCACGGCCGTTCGGCCTCCGGGTCCGCGTCGACAACGGGCGCCGTGAACGCCCCGCTCACCCGGCGGGCGGCCGCCACCTCCTGCCGGAACCGCCCCCTGAACTCGGGATCGCGGGCGAACCGGGCGTGCACGACCTTGACCGCGACCTTCATCCCGGAGGTGCTGCGGGCCAGATGCACCACGCCCATGCCGCCGGAACCCAGGCACTCCTGGAGGCGGTAGTGACCTGCGTACTCCGGAAGTTCCGCTTCCGCGCCCGCTCCGGTGTTGCGCTGTGGCGACATCGACCACCCCCGTGCTGTTCATCCGCGCGCGCGACGCACGGAGCCTAGTCGATGACTCGTGCGGCGCAGAGGCGGCTTGCTAGCCTCCGCGTACGAATTCCGCACACGTGTTTCGTGGCGGGTTTCGGGGGAATCAACGGGACCCCATGGCAGTCATGGGGTGCAACGGGGGAGGTTTCACATGTCTGTCGACCACGTGGAAGAGGCGGGGAACAGCGACGCGGCGGAGGCCGCGACCGCGACCGCGGCGCTCGCCTACTATCCGGTCGCGCCGGGGGTCCGGCTCAACGTGCGCAGCGGTCCCGGCACCGGCTACTCGGTCGTCCGGGTCCTGTCCGAGGGCGCGAAGGTCCCCGTCTTCTGCCAGTGCCCGGGCACGTCGGTCTCCGGGCCGTACGGCACCACGAACATCTGGGACAACATCGCCGACGGCCAGTTCGTCTCGGACGCCTACATTCGCACGGGCAGCGACGGCTACATCGCACCGCGCTGCTCCTGAGCACACCTGATCCCGGGGGCGGGGATACCGGACCGAGGCCCCGGGCGCCTGGGACCGGCGCCTGCGACCCGACCACTGGGGTCCGGGCGGCTGAAACCAGGCAGCTGGAACCCGGGCGGCCGGGACCCGGGCGTGGCGAATCCGCGCGACAACGGGGCCCGGCCTGCCCGGCCCGCGCTGCCCCGTTCCCCCCGGCCCCGCCCCTCGGCGGCTCGCGGGGCGGGTGGTCTGCGGGCACCCACCCGGTGGGCCGTCCGTGCTCTGTGGCACCCACCCGGCCGCCCGCCCGCGCCCGGAGCCATAATCGTCCCGTGAGCGACGAAAACGGCACCCCGGACAGTCCGCCGGAACCCCGGGACGCCGCCGAGGTCTCCCCGGGCGCCCCCGCCGGCCCGGCAGGAGACCCTGTCGGCGCCGGCCCGCGCCCCGAACCCCTCCGCTTCTTCGGCACCACCTGGCTGAACCACGACGGCGGCCCCCGGGGCTACGCCGTCCGGCGCGGCGCGGTCGCCCTCGGCTCACTGCTCGCCGTCGTCGGCTCGTGCCTCGTCCTGCGTTTCGCCTACCAGGGCATCGCGATCGCCGATCTGGGCGGCTTCGTGACCGTCCTGGTCGTCGTGATGTTCGCGGTGTGCAGCGCGCTCGCCTTCCGGAACACCTGGGACGGCTTCGCCAAGCGCCCCGACCCCGACCGCCAGGCCTCCCTGCGCGGTCTGCTGGCGGTCGGCTTCGTCGGCTCGCTGCTCGCGTACTTCTTCCGCGCGCTCACCGAGGCGCCCGGCGAGAGACTCCACCGCGAGGAGTACGAGGCGGCCCGCCTCCAGTACGAACGCCGCACGAAGCGGCGCACCGGCAACCCCTCGAAGAAGCGCCGCCGCTGAGCCGTGCCGAGCGGGGCCCCGTTCCCCTCCCCGCCCACTCCCGCCACCATGGCCCCATGACGGCTTCCACTCCCGCTTCCCTCCACGCGGCCCGAGCCCGTTCCTTCGACGCCGCCGCGGCCCAGTACGCCGCGAACCGGCCCTCCTACCCGAACGCCCTCTTCGACGTGATCGAGGATCTCGCCGGCCGTCCCCTCGCCGGCGCGCGGACGGCGGACGTCGGGGCCGGC contains these protein-coding regions:
- a CDS encoding Ppx/GppA phosphatase family protein, which encodes MRLGVLDVGSNTVHLLVVDAHPGARPLPAHSHKAELRLAQLLDGDGAIGDDGVDRLVTVVHEALQAAEDKGVEDVLPFATSAVREASNADDVLARVQAETGVELQVLTGAEEARLTFLAARRWFGWSAGKLLVLDIGGGSLEIAYGMDEEPDAAASLPLGAGRLTAGWLPGDLPDPEDIRALRRHARAQIARTVGEFSRFGAPDHVVGTSKTFKQLARIAGAARSTDGLYTQRELKRESLESWVPRLAGMTTAQRAELPGVSEGRANQLLAGALVAEGAMDLFGVESLEICPWALREGVILRKLDHMAAT
- a CDS encoding TetR/AcrR family transcriptional regulator; this translates as MTGVTARRRGRPPRAESADTRDRILTAAREEFSERGYEKTSVRGIAKAAGVDPALVHHYFGTKEQVFEASIEVAFAPALNAPEAVADGPPDQVGERLARFIFGVWENPTTRKPLLAIVRSAVNNDTAAAVFRRLVASQLLRRIAAQLDLPDAELRAELAAAQLVGCAMLRYVIKVEPLASADLEQIIARVAPVVQGHLTGP
- the ilvD gene encoding dihydroxy-acid dehydratase, whose amino-acid sequence is MPELRSRTVTHGRNMAGARALMRASGVPGADIGRKPIIAVANSFTEFVPGHTHLQPVGRIVSEAITAAGGIPREFNTIAVDDGIAMGHGGMLYSLPSRDLIADSVEYMVEAHCADALICISNCDKITPGMLNAALRLNIPTVFVSGGPMESGRATLVDGTVRTLDLVDAISDAVNDKISDEDILRIEENACPTCGSCSGMFTANSMNCLTEAIGLSLPGNGSVLATHTARRALYEDAGRTVMDITRRYYEQDDETVLPRNVATIAAFENAMALDIAMGGSTNTILHLLAAAQEAGVPFGLEEINEVSRRVPCLAKVAPNVAKDRTYYMEDVHRAGGIPALLGELHRAGLLNEDVHSVHSPTLADWLKTWDVRGGSPSPEALELWHAAPGCVRSAEAFSQSERWEALDEDAEGGCIRSAEHAYSKDGGLAVLRGNLAVDGCVVKTAGVDESIWTFEGPAVVCESQEEAVEKILNKQVTHGDVVVIRYEGPKGGPGMQEMLYPTSFLKGRGLGKTCALITDGRFSGGTSGLSIGHASPEAASGGAIALVEDGDRIRIDIPNRTIELLVDDAELTRREAALGGVYAPKNRERKVSAALRAYAAMATSADKGAVRDVSKLG
- a CDS encoding serine/threonine-protein kinase encodes the protein MSPQRNTGAGAEAELPEYAGHYRLQECLGSGGMGVVHLARSTSGMKVAVKVVHARFARDPEFRGRFRQEVAAARRVSGAFTAPVVDADPEAERPWMATLFIPGSTIAEQVKRNGPMNAGELRRLMAGLAEALRDIHRVGVVHRDLKPSNVLLAEDGPKVIDFGISRPKDSELRTETGKLIGTPPFMAPEQFRRPREVGSAADVFALGSVMVHAATGRGPFDSDSPYVVAYQVVHDEPDLTGVPDNLAPLVKRCLAKEPEDRPTPDELMHALRAVAASYDTQVFIPPQRALEEPEPGPTAGTGTSSTGESGQAAGTAAEGGTAGKGGTAEAGTSGKPETAGEVGGAGGGGKPRGRRRRTVLAAGALAVALCGGALGAARMLGDGDANRGGRGNAGGAHSSPSALADWSVRPMEGGGEAAHGGTGGLPQCVYGTRLLVCAQSGQVSALNASDGRVLWRRAVPEGDGSVEAPALAGGLALVVTDSGRRMEALDPASGVPRWQRDLTPYPGVRTVGDMLLLTAVDGTVTGVDAATGRTAWSRPIPGLSEPYFVSFAQDARPLAYASSTSDDGRRTRITAVDPATGAVRWEKRFNGTVVPAGAVGDSLVLLSEGSVYGDVDAVLRYRPGDAAPRRTGLGVALQGVRATVRGDRVYLLAFDGSLVAVDTLAGKELWSLQTAVSRGSAPSADGEHVYFGAADGRLLAVDADKGRLVGQTRLRLGAESDKVVASLPAPTAVDDRVYAGAPDGTVFTVDGRAPEDW
- a CDS encoding SH3 domain-containing protein, which encodes MSVDHVEEAGNSDAAEAATATAALAYYPVAPGVRLNVRSGPGTGYSVVRVLSEGAKVPVFCQCPGTSVSGPYGTTNIWDNIADGQFVSDAYIRTGSDGYIAPRCS
- a CDS encoding EamA/RhaT family transporter yields the protein MSDENGTPDSPPEPRDAAEVSPGAPAGPAGDPVGAGPRPEPLRFFGTTWLNHDGGPRGYAVRRGAVALGSLLAVVGSCLVLRFAYQGIAIADLGGFVTVLVVVMFAVCSALAFRNTWDGFAKRPDPDRQASLRGLLAVGFVGSLLAYFFRALTEAPGERLHREEYEAARLQYERRTKRRTGNPSKKRRR